The stretch of DNA CGTACGCGGGCTACTGAACTTTTACGGCGTCCTGTGCCTAAGTATTGAACTTGTGACAATGTCATTTCCTCCTTTTAGTTAAATAAATTATCCGCGAAGTTCGTAAACTTCTGGTTGTTGTGCTTCGTGTTTGTGTTCTGCTCCAGCGTAAACGTGAAGTTTCTTGAACATTTGACGACCTAAAGAACCTTTTGGAAGCATGCCTTTGATTGCAAGCTCAAGCATTCTTTCAGGGTTTTTGTCACGCATTTGACCAGCAGTTGTTGATTTCAAACCACCTGGATACATGCTGTGACGGTAATAGATTTTCCCTTGAAGTTTGTTAC from Domibacillus sp. DTU_2020_1001157_1_SI_ALB_TIR_016 encodes:
- the rplM gene encoding 50S ribosomal protein L13 translates to MRTTYMAKAGEIERKWFVIDAEGKTLGRLSSEVASILRGKHKPTFTPHVDTGDHVIIINASKIELTGNKLQGKIYYRHSMYPGGLKSTTAGQMRDKNPERMLELAIKGMLPKGSLGRQMFKKLHVYAGAEHKHEAQQPEVYELRG